A single Actinomadura algeriensis DNA region contains:
- a CDS encoding MFS transporter, with amino-acid sequence MFIAVSAVSRAGGACTSTAAPLLALHLTGSPFYAGLMAAAGAVPNLLAHLPAGVLIDRHDRWQVMKYSQWARVLSIAALLCCLLVLSRFWRLGAMIAIPCLIALESIFATTFKMAWTAALPQLAPVRLLSQAIAQSETQHHVALLLARPLGGIADAISHKSPFVLNLLICTASASMLSHLKRVMPIADSGEKHTGRARDRPRVSGDIKRSFTWIRGDGFLRQSLLVFSITNFFFQMTVILMIVIMKDKGLSSVFIGILLAASGVGGILGSRIAIRTLKLIGLKHIALIATFCWTVMLVLPVFWTTSPLVLVGVWAGVGFVGSIITVARDLYQAANVPRELLGRVASLNTLTAQAPSTLGALCGGVAITWLGARPTALVIFVALWVLLFVIPISGKRRPYDRARISRAETTLSGLL; translated from the coding sequence GTGTTCATCGCCGTGTCGGCCGTGTCGCGGGCCGGGGGAGCATGCACGTCGACCGCCGCCCCGCTGCTGGCCCTGCACCTCACCGGGTCGCCGTTCTACGCCGGGCTGATGGCGGCCGCCGGTGCGGTGCCCAACCTGCTCGCCCACCTGCCCGCCGGAGTGCTCATCGACCGGCACGACCGGTGGCAGGTCATGAAGTACAGCCAGTGGGCGCGCGTCCTGTCCATCGCGGCACTGCTGTGCTGCCTGCTGGTGCTCAGCAGATTCTGGCGACTCGGCGCCATGATCGCCATTCCCTGCCTCATCGCGCTGGAAAGCATTTTCGCCACGACGTTCAAGATGGCCTGGACCGCCGCACTGCCGCAGTTGGCGCCGGTTCGGCTGCTGTCCCAGGCCATAGCACAAAGCGAGACTCAACACCATGTGGCTCTGTTATTGGCGCGACCGCTCGGCGGCATCGCCGACGCGATCAGCCACAAATCGCCGTTCGTGCTCAACTTGTTGATCTGCACGGCCTCCGCGAGCATGCTGAGTCACCTGAAGAGGGTCATGCCCATCGCGGATTCCGGCGAAAAGCACACCGGAAGGGCCAGGGACCGGCCGCGGGTGTCCGGCGACATCAAACGCAGCTTCACCTGGATACGCGGCGACGGCTTCCTGCGGCAGAGCCTGCTCGTCTTCTCGATCACGAACTTTTTCTTCCAGATGACGGTCATCCTGATGATCGTCATCATGAAGGACAAGGGACTGTCCAGCGTCTTCATCGGCATACTCCTCGCCGCCTCCGGGGTGGGGGGGATCCTCGGCTCCCGCATCGCGATCCGCACGCTCAAACTGATCGGCCTGAAGCACATCGCCCTCATCGCGACGTTCTGCTGGACGGTCATGCTCGTCCTCCCCGTCTTCTGGACGACCTCTCCTCTCGTCCTCGTCGGCGTGTGGGCGGGCGTCGGTTTCGTCGGATCGATCATCACCGTGGCCCGCGATCTGTACCAGGCCGCCAACGTCCCACGAGAACTGCTCGGCCGGGTCGCCAGCCTGAACACGCTCACCGCGCAGGCACCGTCCACACTCGGCGCGCTCTGCGGCGGAGTCGCGATCACCTGGCTCGGTGCCCGGCCCACCGCGCTCGTCATCTTCGTCGCGCTATGGGTCCTGCTGTTCGTCATCCCCATCAGCGGCAAGAGGCGCCCCTACGACCGTGCGCGAATAAGCAGGGCCGAAACAACACTTTCGGGCCTGCTGTAA
- a CDS encoding VMAP-C domain-containing protein, translating into MTSGLSQADVNRIVEALWRLDALQKQSVRDLYLSIVRKELGIALPVRRDERDFQDLWGLVEGCLEQTGAFHAFLQVVGRFHVGNNAFEAVRRLGYALVPEPLLDPGERRAVHELLKVLKNADPGALRPEVVRDLFWTVAEPPGSVAFDTGDVWPVLDALEDFTVDEDGVPPLLNFVERLAVESGGAMRIRLLRWVERAAERLAVADVIRARRERAARVRERLRMYLVIAFRPDGVTPDEYLISAWLQSEDGHGIMLRCEDERPMSVAELPALVVDLLTEDPQVVNRPPMAELTLEFVLPLNLLGVQSMDQLRITVDGLERRLGIEHPVVVRSLDRIQKQNYHPAWRRMWKWLLDNPHTAEVCLMTQPGEYPSESLYTMLLSDPPSVCLGLAFPPRPDGAGAPDELRIALQAGAPVIAWCRGDLAPDRFAAEFHDLMTPGVLALPDSVLKLRREAVASHGRHPGTDHLGLHLTLLFDDADRFPEPHGRLKAPA; encoded by the coding sequence GTGACATCGGGGCTGAGTCAGGCGGACGTCAACCGGATCGTCGAGGCGCTGTGGCGGCTCGACGCACTGCAGAAACAGAGCGTCCGCGACCTCTACCTGTCGATCGTGCGCAAGGAGCTGGGAATCGCCCTGCCGGTGCGGCGCGACGAGCGCGACTTCCAGGATCTGTGGGGCCTGGTCGAGGGCTGCCTGGAACAGACCGGTGCATTCCACGCCTTCCTGCAGGTGGTCGGACGTTTCCACGTCGGCAACAACGCCTTCGAAGCCGTCCGCCGACTGGGGTATGCCCTGGTTCCTGAACCTTTGCTGGACCCTGGGGAACGGCGGGCGGTGCACGAACTCCTCAAGGTGCTGAAGAACGCCGATCCCGGGGCGCTGCGCCCGGAGGTCGTCAGAGACCTGTTCTGGACCGTCGCCGAGCCGCCCGGTTCGGTGGCCTTCGACACCGGGGACGTCTGGCCGGTGCTGGACGCCCTGGAGGACTTCACCGTCGACGAGGACGGCGTACCACCGCTCCTCAACTTCGTCGAACGGCTCGCGGTCGAGTCCGGCGGCGCGATGCGGATCCGGCTGCTCCGCTGGGTGGAGCGCGCCGCCGAGCGCCTCGCCGTGGCGGACGTGATCCGGGCGCGCCGCGAGCGCGCCGCGCGAGTGCGGGAGCGGCTGCGGATGTACCTGGTCATCGCGTTCCGTCCGGACGGCGTGACGCCCGACGAGTATCTGATCTCCGCATGGCTGCAGTCCGAGGACGGGCACGGGATCATGCTGCGCTGCGAGGACGAGCGTCCGATGTCCGTCGCGGAACTGCCCGCCCTCGTCGTCGATCTCCTCACCGAGGACCCGCAGGTCGTCAACCGCCCGCCGATGGCGGAACTGACACTGGAGTTCGTCCTTCCGCTCAATCTGCTCGGCGTGCAGTCGATGGACCAGTTGCGCATCACCGTGGACGGGCTGGAACGGCGGCTCGGCATCGAGCACCCGGTCGTGGTGCGGAGCCTGGACCGCATCCAGAAGCAGAACTACCACCCCGCCTGGCGCCGCATGTGGAAATGGCTGCTCGACAATCCGCACACCGCAGAAGTGTGCTTGATGACACAACCGGGCGAGTATCCGAGCGAAAGCCTGTACACCATGTTGCTGTCCGATCCACCGTCCGTATGCCTCGGACTGGCCTTCCCTCCGCGCCCGGACGGTGCGGGCGCGCCGGACGAACTGCGGATCGCCCTGCAGGCGGGCGCGCCCGTCATCGCCTGGTGCCGCGGCGACCTGGCGCCCGACAGGTTCGCCGCGGAGTTCCACGACCTGATGACCCCCGGTGTGCTGGCACTGCCGGACAGCGTGCTGAAACTGCGCCGGGAGGCGGTGGCCTCCCATGGCCGGCATCCCGGCACGGACCACCTGGGACTGCACTTGACGCTGCTCTTCGACGACGCGGACCGGTTTCCGGAGCCGCACGGACGGCTGAAGGCGCCCGCCTAG
- a CDS encoding AAA family ATPase, giving the protein MTKRAVPDPDTGDWLVYRGDGTPHDGLRGLPEPPPWRRFGRDRSEAGLGPGARERAAAYRPDGNVVTMVNVALHLRRPLLVTGKPGTGKSTLAHHVALELGLEPVLYWPITSRATLGEGLYRYDAIGRLHETSLRRAVDPQSAATAPDIGRYIRLGPLGTALLPRDRPRVLLIDELDKSDIDLPNDLLNVFEEGGFDIPELERLPEEDEVVTVMPAKGNERVAVTRGKVQCTEFPLVIITSNGEREFPPAFLRRCLRLVIEPPDSRRLAEIVEAHFGADARNASTDLITEFLRRREHGDLATDQLLNAVYLCTSGSRPPDGTLQEMLESILRPLGATAPE; this is encoded by the coding sequence GTGACGAAGCGAGCGGTTCCGGATCCCGACACCGGCGACTGGCTGGTCTATCGCGGCGACGGCACGCCCCATGACGGCCTGCGCGGCCTGCCGGAACCTCCCCCTTGGCGGAGGTTCGGCCGGGACCGCTCGGAAGCGGGTCTCGGCCCCGGCGCACGGGAACGCGCGGCGGCGTACCGGCCGGATGGAAACGTCGTCACGATGGTCAACGTGGCGCTGCATCTGCGCCGTCCACTGCTGGTCACCGGCAAGCCCGGGACCGGGAAGTCGACGCTCGCCCATCACGTCGCACTCGAGCTCGGGCTGGAGCCCGTCCTCTACTGGCCGATCACCAGCCGCGCCACCCTCGGCGAGGGGCTCTACCGCTACGACGCGATAGGGCGCCTTCATGAGACGAGCCTGCGCCGGGCCGTCGACCCGCAGTCGGCGGCGACGGCCCCGGACATCGGCCGCTACATCCGGCTGGGGCCGCTGGGAACGGCACTGCTGCCACGGGACCGGCCCCGCGTCCTGCTGATCGACGAACTCGACAAGAGCGACATCGATCTGCCGAACGACCTGCTGAACGTCTTCGAGGAGGGCGGCTTCGACATTCCGGAGCTCGAGCGGCTTCCGGAGGAGGACGAAGTCGTCACCGTGATGCCCGCCAAGGGGAACGAGCGGGTGGCGGTCACCCGGGGCAAGGTGCAGTGCACGGAGTTCCCGCTGGTCATCATCACGAGCAACGGCGAGCGCGAGTTCCCTCCGGCGTTCCTTCGCCGGTGCCTGCGGCTCGTGATCGAACCGCCCGACTCCCGGCGCCTCGCCGAGATCGTCGAGGCGCACTTCGGTGCGGACGCGCGCAACGCCAGCACCGATCTCATCACCGAGTTCCTCAGGCGCCGCGAGCACGGTGACCTGGCCACCGACCAGCTCCTCAACGCCGTCTATCTGTGCACGTCGGGTTCCCGTCCGCCGGACGGAACGTTGCAGGAGATGCTCGAGTCGATCCTGCGCCCGCTCGGCGCGACCGCGCCGGAATGA
- the fxsT gene encoding FxSxx-COOH system tetratricopeptide repeat protein → MTGPTPTVWGRVPGRNINFTGREELLNRLRAGISRQVTAVVPHALQGYGGVGKTQMAVEYAHRFQSDYDLVWWIPADQPSLVRPTLAALAPHLGLPPVGAMGVEEAAGAVLDCLRRGEPYARWLLIFDNADQPEDLRDYVPQGDGHVIITSRNPRWDSVARTVAVEVFTRAESVEFLGKRVPRAISLEDADRLANELGDLPLALEQAGALQAETGMSVTEYLRLLNERASQLLAEGKPTEYQVSMTAAWKLSVDSLADKLPEAVELLRCCAFFGPEPIPRDVFARVPEGIGELLGGLLNDPIRLSRALGELGRYALARVESQSRTIQVHRLIQKLLRDEVAPPLRPRIRDDVHRLLVEATPMDVTPAAWPRYAELLGHIVPAEVSESQDPKVRDFAIKMVQYLYNSGDYSLGRRIAGMLLDRWVEDTPEGDPQILRLRFHFANLLRVLGDFGSAYDIDKIGLEHAERIAGPEYEIALRFRNTIGADLRAKGDFREARERDLTSLELYEKVFGKNDFTTLQLVNNLALDYGLNSDYQRAKELHGRAYAGFTRISGIDPSTSILNAWNGLARAARLCGDYAEACDSGEDVYAYGVNELTAEHPWAMRAGTDLAIAYRRLGENLDAALELSVDVHAKFVRLYGLNHPDTLAAAMCLSNVQRTMGELTEAHDLAADTVRRYPRAYGAEHPYNFGCMGNLAVLLRVRGDVVGARELNERALAGLRNVLGQDHHYALTVAANLASDLAELGELEDACRLGEGTLRRLRTTMGDRHPMTLACAANLSVDLEAVGRQDEASKMHKETMDAYVHTLGLEHRDAIVAAERRHLDFDFDPPPI, encoded by the coding sequence GTGACGGGACCGACGCCCACGGTCTGGGGACGGGTGCCGGGCCGGAACATCAACTTCACCGGCCGGGAAGAGTTGCTCAACAGGCTGCGCGCCGGCATTTCCCGACAGGTGACCGCCGTCGTTCCGCATGCGCTCCAAGGATACGGTGGCGTCGGCAAGACGCAGATGGCGGTCGAGTACGCCCACCGCTTCCAGAGCGATTATGACCTCGTCTGGTGGATTCCCGCGGACCAACCCTCCCTTGTGCGGCCGACGCTGGCCGCGCTCGCCCCTCATCTCGGATTGCCTCCGGTCGGCGCGATGGGCGTCGAGGAGGCGGCCGGCGCGGTGCTGGACTGCCTGCGCAGAGGAGAGCCCTACGCTCGCTGGCTGCTGATCTTCGACAACGCCGATCAGCCCGAGGACCTGCGCGACTACGTGCCGCAGGGGGACGGGCACGTCATCATCACGTCGCGCAATCCCCGCTGGGACAGCGTCGCCCGAACCGTAGCGGTAGAGGTGTTCACGCGCGCGGAGAGCGTCGAGTTCCTCGGCAAGCGCGTCCCCCGGGCGATCAGCCTGGAGGACGCCGACCGGCTGGCGAACGAACTCGGTGACCTGCCGCTCGCCCTGGAACAGGCCGGCGCGCTGCAGGCGGAGACGGGCATGAGCGTCACGGAGTACCTCCGGCTGCTGAACGAGCGCGCCAGCCAGTTGCTGGCCGAGGGCAAGCCCACCGAGTACCAGGTGTCCATGACCGCGGCCTGGAAGCTGTCGGTGGACAGCCTGGCGGACAAGCTTCCCGAGGCCGTGGAGTTGCTGCGCTGCTGCGCGTTCTTCGGACCGGAACCGATTCCGCGCGACGTCTTCGCCCGCGTGCCCGAGGGGATCGGTGAACTTCTGGGCGGTCTCCTGAACGACCCGATCCGGCTGTCCCGCGCGCTCGGTGAGCTCGGCCGCTACGCGCTGGCCAGGGTCGAGTCACAGAGCCGGACGATCCAGGTGCACCGGCTGATCCAGAAGCTGCTGCGCGACGAGGTCGCGCCGCCCCTGCGGCCGCGCATCCGCGACGACGTGCACCGGCTGCTCGTGGAGGCGACGCCGATGGACGTCACGCCCGCGGCGTGGCCCCGGTACGCGGAACTGCTCGGGCACATCGTGCCCGCCGAGGTGAGCGAGAGCCAGGATCCCAAGGTCCGTGACTTCGCGATCAAGATGGTCCAGTACCTCTACAACTCCGGCGACTACTCGCTGGGGCGCAGGATCGCCGGCATGCTCCTCGATCGCTGGGTCGAGGACACTCCCGAGGGGGATCCCCAGATCCTCCGGCTCCGGTTCCACTTCGCGAACCTGTTGCGCGTGCTCGGCGACTTCGGCTCCGCGTACGACATCGACAAGATCGGCTTGGAGCACGCGGAGAGAATCGCCGGGCCGGAATATGAGATCGCACTTCGATTCCGCAACACCATTGGTGCCGACCTGCGCGCGAAAGGCGACTTCAGGGAAGCACGGGAGCGAGACCTTACGTCCCTTGAGCTTTACGAGAAGGTGTTCGGCAAGAACGACTTCACCACGCTCCAGCTGGTCAACAACCTCGCTTTGGACTATGGCCTCAACAGCGACTACCAGCGGGCCAAGGAACTGCACGGACGGGCATATGCCGGGTTCACCCGCATCTCGGGCATCGACCCTTCGACGAGCATCCTGAACGCGTGGAACGGGCTCGCCCGGGCCGCGAGGCTGTGCGGAGACTACGCGGAGGCCTGTGACAGCGGCGAGGACGTGTACGCGTACGGGGTCAACGAGCTGACCGCGGAGCACCCGTGGGCGATGCGCGCCGGAACCGACCTGGCGATCGCCTATCGGCGGCTCGGGGAGAACCTGGACGCGGCGCTCGAACTGTCGGTGGACGTGCACGCGAAGTTCGTCCGGCTGTACGGGTTGAACCATCCCGACACCCTCGCCGCGGCGATGTGCCTGTCGAACGTCCAGCGGACGATGGGCGAGCTTACGGAGGCGCACGATCTGGCGGCCGACACGGTACGGAGGTATCCGCGAGCGTACGGGGCCGAGCATCCGTACAACTTCGGCTGCATGGGCAACCTGGCCGTCCTGCTACGGGTGCGCGGGGACGTCGTCGGCGCCCGGGAGCTGAACGAGCGTGCGCTCGCCGGGCTGCGGAACGTATTGGGGCAGGATCACCACTACGCGCTGACGGTCGCCGCGAATCTGGCCAGTGACCTGGCGGAGCTGGGGGAGCTGGAGGACGCGTGCAGGCTGGGTGAGGGGACGCTTCGGCGGCTGCGGACGACGATGGGGGACCGGCACCCGATGACGCTGGCGTGCGCGGCGAACCTGTCGGTCGACCTGGAGGCGGTCGGGCGGCAGGACGAGGCGTCCAAGATGCACAAAGAGACGATGGACGCCTACGTTCACACGCTCGGGCTGGAGCACCGGGACGCGATCGTGGCGGCGGAGCGGCGGCACCTCGACTTCGACTTCGACCCGCCGCCGATCTAG
- the fxsT gene encoding FxSxx-COOH system tetratricopeptide repeat protein: protein MNRRLDEVIEALAGLDPPPTARELADALWLARLLPLRTVGVEAVRGDAGHDRELAPPPAPEPGDPAAADPSAPAEGSRPAAASPQAALHLARPGAAAEGIVRAPALPAIPRALDLGRALRPLRENASSRTVENLAEEATAQFIAETGIWRPVMEPAPERQFDLALVADQSASMVVWGGIIAEFHTVLERLGAFRDVRTWYLNSDEDALVLRTGTGSSVRDPNELIDPTRRRIVLVVSDCIGRAWCDGRAAAVLGRWADAGPVAIVQPLPQRLWWRCGTAVEPVRIDAVQAGLPNRRLTVRSRDGFPLPPGTAVPVLEMAPRWLRPWAEMVGGGASRINGMAMFTGVPPLKDAAEEETGRLTAQELVRRFSAGSSPMAFQLACHFAAAPLRLKVMSLVQRAMLPDSNRTHLAEVFLGGLMRRADPEADQRGAPPAPDDVLYEFHEGVRDVLLSGLTRSDALRVLGRVWEVVRERLGSPLDFPALLRALEETTDPLQDDLPFAQVAAHVLRRIGGRYRDIAERLAVTTADAGLAAGALGVPAAGRLRLPYATAEDAPAAPGPLIGGGLPTRNRDFIGRDSLLRDVHDRLPAVVTALLPAPPHELGGQGKSQLAVEYAHRHADDYDLVWWIPAEQTPVARSSLAELARVLGTPLGDDINRTVEHVLEALREGRPFRRWLLIYDNAGDPDELVPLLPVAAGEHPLTASTPTGHVLVTSRDRRWSDIASTAEVGFFERRESIALLRRRAPALAPVEADRLAARVGDLPLAVEQVAAWHAATERPSEDYLRLLDERLGDARRVELPPDYPPELAAALEISFESLRAEAPQAGTLLELLAFFGPEPVAVELLTAGAITRLPREVRSTLDDSASLREAMGAMSRYSLSRFDADREGARTQVHRLVRALLQQRLSEADRATMQNLVHRILAEATPDAGPDDESTWPLRRQIAPHVQPTGVISGATAEIREVALDQMRYLYLLGDFEGSRGLGELALRRWRTDWGEDERTVLLTGRELANVYRALGDLSEAAQLNADIYRRTAERFGPDNIATLLAANSMAADLRLRGDFVAALNFDQDTLQRMVRMFGREQVETFRVINNVGIDLRLLGEFEAARELDADALDRLRTHFGASHRSTLLAMNQLARDLHGLGKYWEAAQIQQEALEGMQQTLAPNHAFVLHAEMSQAATLRELGSYADSRRLAEDTHRVHLQRFGELHQDTLAARRVLAMAYVRTGDADRARRLAESALTGYRRVLGRDHPFAHACTTDLTVTLRALGGYEPARAIDDTTLRALMRLLGPNHYYSLCCSVGLVHDLFKLGRVEAAHSRSSETLARFESRYGKDHAYSLACAHNHRVVSAALGLDGPERDPLAALARLLGGDHPEILKAKEGRLLECLIEPIPL from the coding sequence ATGAACCGGCGCCTCGACGAGGTGATCGAGGCGCTCGCCGGCCTCGATCCCCCTCCGACCGCTCGGGAACTGGCCGACGCGCTGTGGCTGGCGCGGCTCCTGCCGCTCCGGACGGTGGGCGTCGAAGCCGTCCGGGGAGACGCCGGGCACGACCGGGAACTCGCGCCGCCCCCCGCCCCCGAGCCGGGCGACCCGGCCGCGGCCGACCCGTCCGCTCCGGCTGAGGGGTCGCGCCCGGCGGCCGCGTCGCCGCAGGCGGCCCTGCATCTGGCCCGTCCGGGCGCGGCGGCGGAGGGCATCGTGCGGGCCCCGGCCCTGCCCGCGATCCCGCGGGCGCTCGATCTCGGGCGCGCTCTCCGGCCGCTGCGGGAGAACGCCTCGTCCCGGACCGTCGAGAACCTCGCCGAGGAGGCGACGGCGCAGTTCATCGCCGAGACCGGCATCTGGCGGCCCGTGATGGAGCCCGCACCGGAACGGCAGTTCGATCTCGCGCTCGTCGCCGACCAGAGCGCCTCCATGGTCGTCTGGGGCGGGATCATCGCCGAGTTCCACACCGTCCTGGAACGACTCGGCGCGTTCCGCGACGTGCGCACTTGGTACCTGAACAGCGACGAAGACGCGCTCGTCCTCAGGACGGGCACGGGCTCGTCGGTGCGGGACCCGAACGAGCTCATCGACCCGACCCGCCGCCGGATCGTGCTCGTCGTCAGCGACTGCATCGGACGGGCGTGGTGCGACGGCCGCGCCGCCGCCGTCCTCGGGCGCTGGGCGGACGCCGGGCCGGTCGCGATCGTGCAGCCGCTCCCGCAACGGCTGTGGTGGCGGTGCGGAACCGCCGTCGAACCCGTCCGCATCGATGCCGTGCAGGCCGGCCTGCCCAACCGGCGCCTCACCGTCCGCTCCCGCGACGGGTTCCCGTTGCCTCCCGGCACGGCCGTGCCCGTCCTGGAGATGGCACCGCGCTGGCTCCGTCCGTGGGCGGAGATGGTCGGGGGCGGCGCGAGCCGGATCAACGGCATGGCGATGTTCACGGGCGTGCCTCCGTTGAAGGACGCCGCCGAGGAGGAGACGGGCCGGTTGACGGCACAGGAACTGGTCCGGCGGTTCTCCGCGGGATCGTCCCCCATGGCGTTCCAACTGGCCTGCCACTTCGCCGCCGCCCCGCTGCGGCTCAAGGTGATGTCGCTCGTCCAGCGGGCGATGCTGCCCGACTCGAACCGCACACATCTGGCGGAGGTCTTCCTGGGCGGCCTCATGCGCAGGGCCGATCCGGAAGCCGACCAGAGGGGCGCGCCTCCGGCACCGGACGACGTTCTGTACGAGTTCCACGAGGGCGTTCGCGACGTCCTGCTCAGCGGCCTGACGCGCAGTGACGCCCTGCGCGTTCTCGGCCGGGTCTGGGAGGTCGTCCGGGAACGCCTCGGCTCGCCTCTCGACTTTCCCGCGCTGCTCCGCGCTCTCGAGGAAACGACCGACCCGCTCCAAGACGACCTGCCGTTCGCGCAGGTGGCCGCGCACGTGCTGCGGCGGATCGGCGGGCGGTACCGGGACATCGCCGAACGGCTGGCGGTCACGACGGCGGACGCGGGACTCGCCGCCGGAGCCCTCGGCGTGCCCGCGGCCGGACGGCTGAGGTTGCCGTACGCCACGGCCGAGGACGCACCCGCCGCGCCGGGGCCGCTCATCGGCGGAGGGCTGCCGACCCGCAATCGCGATTTCATCGGACGGGACTCGCTGCTGCGCGACGTCCACGACCGGCTGCCGGCCGTCGTCACGGCACTGTTGCCCGCACCACCGCACGAGTTGGGCGGCCAGGGCAAGTCGCAGCTCGCCGTGGAGTACGCGCACAGACATGCGGACGACTACGACCTCGTCTGGTGGATCCCCGCCGAGCAGACGCCGGTGGCCCGGTCGTCCCTCGCCGAACTGGCCAGGGTCCTCGGCACTCCGCTGGGCGACGACATCAACCGGACGGTCGAGCACGTGCTCGAGGCGCTGCGCGAAGGGCGGCCGTTCCGCCGCTGGCTACTGATCTACGACAACGCGGGCGATCCGGACGAGCTGGTTCCGCTGCTGCCCGTCGCGGCCGGCGAGCATCCGCTCACCGCGTCCACGCCGACCGGGCATGTACTGGTCACCTCGCGGGACCGGCGCTGGAGCGACATCGCCTCGACCGCCGAGGTCGGTTTCTTCGAGCGACGGGAGAGCATCGCGCTGCTGCGCCGGCGGGCGCCCGCGCTGGCGCCCGTGGAGGCCGACCGGCTCGCCGCTCGGGTCGGCGACCTGCCGCTGGCGGTGGAGCAGGTCGCGGCCTGGCACGCGGCGACGGAGCGTCCCAGCGAGGACTACCTGCGGCTGCTGGACGAGCGGCTGGGGGACGCCCGCCGCGTCGAACTGCCGCCGGACTATCCGCCTGAGCTCGCGGCGGCGCTGGAGATCTCCTTCGAGAGCCTGCGGGCCGAGGCGCCGCAGGCGGGCACGCTGCTGGAGCTGCTGGCCTTCTTCGGCCCCGAACCGGTCGCGGTCGAACTGCTGACCGCGGGCGCCATCACGCGACTCCCCCGGGAGGTTCGGTCAACGCTGGACGACTCCGCGTCCCTGCGGGAGGCCATGGGGGCGATGTCCCGCTACTCGCTGAGCCGCTTCGACGCCGACCGGGAGGGCGCGCGGACACAGGTCCACCGGCTGGTCCGCGCACTGCTGCAGCAGCGTCTCTCCGAGGCCGACCGGGCGACGATGCAGAATCTCGTCCACCGCATCCTCGCCGAGGCGACGCCGGACGCCGGGCCGGACGACGAGTCGACGTGGCCGCTCCGTCGGCAGATCGCCCCGCACGTGCAGCCGACCGGGGTGATCTCGGGCGCCACCGCGGAGATCCGCGAGGTCGCACTGGACCAGATGCGCTATCTGTACCTGCTGGGTGATTTCGAGGGCAGCCGCGGCCTGGGCGAACTCGCGCTGCGCCGGTGGCGCACCGACTGGGGCGAGGACGAGCGGACCGTCCTGCTCACCGGACGGGAACTGGCCAACGTCTACCGCGCGCTGGGCGATCTCTCGGAGGCCGCGCAGCTGAACGCCGACATCTACCGGCGGACGGCCGAGCGCTTCGGCCCCGACAACATCGCGACGCTGCTGGCCGCCAACAGCATGGCGGCCGATCTGCGTCTGCGAGGAGATTTCGTCGCCGCGCTGAACTTCGACCAGGACACGCTGCAGCGTATGGTGCGCATGTTCGGCCGGGAACAGGTTGAGACATTCCGCGTCATCAACAATGTGGGCATCGACCTGCGGTTGCTGGGCGAGTTCGAGGCGGCGCGAGAACTCGACGCCGACGCGCTCGACCGTTTGCGCACGCACTTCGGCGCGTCCCATCGCAGCACGCTGCTCGCGATGAACCAGCTCGCCCGAGATCTGCACGGGTTGGGCAAATACTGGGAGGCCGCGCAGATCCAGCAAGAAGCCCTTGAGGGAATGCAGCAGACGCTCGCGCCCAACCACGCCTTCGTACTGCACGCAGAAATGAGCCAGGCCGCGACATTGCGCGAACTCGGCTCCTACGCGGATTCCCGGCGCCTCGCCGAGGACACGCACCGCGTGCATCTGCAACGCTTCGGGGAACTGCACCAGGACACGCTCGCGGCCCGGCGCGTCCTCGCCATGGCGTACGTCCGGACGGGCGACGCGGACCGCGCCCGGCGCCTGGCGGAGAGCGCGCTCACCGGCTATCGCAGGGTTCTGGGACGGGACCATCCGTTCGCCCACGCGTGCACCACCGACCTGACGGTGACGCTGCGGGCGCTGGGCGGTTACGAGCCGGCACGGGCGATCGATGACACGACCCTCCGGGCGCTCATGCGGCTGCTGGGCCCGAACCATTACTACTCGTTGTGCTGTTCGGTCGGGCTTGTGCACGACCTCTTCAAACTGGGCCGGGTGGAGGCCGCGCACAGCCGCTCGTCGGAGACCCTCGCGCGTTTCGAGAGCCGATACGGAAAGGACCACGCCTACTCGCTGGCGTGCGCCCACAACCATCGGGTCGTCAGCGCCGCCCTCGGCCTCGACGGCCCGGAGCGGGACCCGCTCGCCGCACTGGCGAGACTGCTCGGCGGCGACCATCCGGAGATCCTCAAGGCGAAGGAGGGACGGCTGCTGGAGTGCCTGATCGAGCCGATACCGCTCTGA